The Streptococcus viridans genome includes a window with the following:
- a CDS encoding SPJ_0845 family protein, producing MAIKFSKTDDLDKLFEEFAVLPDPPQVPLPETKKKVTAGEKEQKDSDK from the coding sequence ATGGCTATTAAATTTTCAAAAACAGACGATTTAGACAAACTCTTTGAGGAATTTGCTGTATTACCAGATCCCCCTCAAGTTCCTTTACCAGAAACTAAGAAGAAAGTAACAGCAGGGGAAAAAGAGCAGAAGGATTCTGACAAATGA
- a CDS encoding permease produces MSFFQQLPTSVLQAGAIFLSIMIEALPFVLIGSLISGAIDVYITPEKVYRALPKNKWGRILFGTLIGFIFPSCECGIVPIINRFLEKKVPSYTAVPFLVTAPVINPIVLFATYSAFGNSIQMALLRAIGSILVATVLGIFLGFFQTASIQRANRKEVHVHDFSKLSAGQRFFQVFVQAIDEFFDTGRYLVFGCLFASVVQVYVPTRVLTSISATPLLAILLLMLLSFLLSLCSEADAFIGSSLLSSFGLAPVLAFLVIGPMLDVKNLLMMKNYLTNRFIVQFISIVSLVVLVYAWFVGVVL; encoded by the coding sequence ATGAGTTTCTTCCAACAGCTGCCAACCAGTGTCCTTCAAGCTGGAGCAATTTTTCTTTCAATTATGATTGAAGCCCTTCCTTTTGTTTTGATTGGAAGTCTCATTTCAGGGGCAATCGATGTCTATATCACCCCCGAAAAAGTCTACCGAGCTCTTCCTAAAAATAAATGGGGGAGAATTCTGTTTGGGACCTTAATTGGCTTTATTTTTCCTTCCTGTGAGTGTGGTATCGTCCCCATTATCAATCGCTTTCTAGAGAAGAAGGTCCCTAGCTATACAGCTGTCCCCTTCCTAGTGACAGCTCCTGTTATTAACCCCATTGTTCTCTTTGCTACTTATTCTGCCTTTGGCAATTCCATTCAAATGGCTCTCCTACGGGCCATCGGATCAATTCTGGTGGCAACTGTTCTGGGGATTTTCCTAGGATTTTTCCAAACAGCTTCTATCCAACGGGCCAACCGTAAGGAAGTCCATGTTCATGACTTTTCAAAACTATCCGCCGGTCAACGCTTCTTTCAAGTATTTGTGCAGGCCATTGATGAGTTTTTCGATACTGGACGCTATCTGGTCTTCGGTTGTTTATTTGCCAGCGTGGTTCAGGTTTATGTGCCAACTCGCGTGCTGACTTCTATCTCCGCGACGCCACTCCTAGCCATTCTTCTCCTTATGCTTCTCTCCTTCCTCCTCTCTTTGTGTAGTGAGGCTGACGCCTTTATTGGCTCTTCCCTCCTCTCAAGTTTTGGCTTGGCTCCTGTCCTAGCCTTCTTGGTTATCGGACCTATGCTAGATGTCAAGAACCTCTTGATGATGAAGAATTATCTGACCAATCGCTTTATTGTCCAATTCATTAGCATCGTTAGCCTAGTTGTCTTGGTTTATGCTTGGTTTGTGGGGGTGGTCCTATGA
- a CDS encoding TIGR03943 family putative permease subunit: protein MIRFLILAGYFEITMYLQLSGKLNQYINMHYSYLAYISMILSFILAVVQLYIWMKNLPVHSHLTSKKAKVMSILLLLIPLIVGIGFPTVTLDSQTVSAKGYHFPIAAGSSKDIQNDEGTTNQYLKPDTSSYFTKSAYESEMRAAAKKYLKQDHIQITTENYMEVMEVIYDYPDEFAGKTFTLTGFIYKDPQDPGSQFLFRFGIIHCIADSGVYGLLTKGASQTYEDNTWVQATGTLKIQYHKQLGQSLPVLDIEEAHSVEKPTNPYVYRVF from the coding sequence ATGATTCGATTTCTCATTTTAGCAGGCTATTTCGAAATTACTATGTATTTGCAGCTTTCTGGTAAGCTCAACCAATACATCAATATGCATTATTCCTATTTAGCCTATATCTCTATGATTCTTTCCTTCATTCTGGCTGTCGTCCAGCTCTATATCTGGATGAAGAATCTACCCGTTCATAGTCACCTAACCAGTAAAAAAGCTAAAGTCATGAGTATTCTTCTACTCCTGATTCCCTTAATTGTAGGGATTGGCTTCCCGACTGTGACCTTAGATTCCCAAACGGTATCAGCCAAGGGCTATCATTTCCCCATTGCGGCTGGCTCTTCTAAGGATATTCAAAATGACGAGGGAACAACCAACCAATATCTCAAACCTGATACTAGCAGTTATTTCACCAAATCCGCTTATGAATCTGAGATGAGGGCTGCAGCTAAGAAGTACCTCAAGCAGGATCATATCCAGATCACGACAGAAAACTATATGGAAGTCATGGAAGTCATCTACGACTATCCAGATGAATTTGCAGGGAAAACCTTTACCTTAACCGGCTTCATTTATAAGGATCCCCAGGATCCGGGTAGCCAGTTCCTTTTTCGTTTTGGGATTATCCACTGTATCGCCGACTCAGGTGTCTATGGTTTGTTAACCAAAGGGGCCTCTCAAACCTATGAAGACAACACCTGGGTCCAAGCGACTGGAACTCTCAAGATCCAATACCATAAACAACTTGGCCAAAGCCTTCCTGTCTTAGACATAGAGGAAGCTCACTCAGTAGAAAAACCTACTAATCCCTATGTCTATCGAGTCTTCTAA
- the zwf gene encoding glucose-6-phosphate dehydrogenase — translation MSSKVIVTIFGASGDLAHRKLYPSLFRLYKTGNLSEHFAVIGTARRPWSKEYFESVVVESISDLADSPEQAQEFASHFYYQSHDVNDTEHYIKLRELQNQLNDTYQAEHNKLFFLSMAPQFFGTIAKHLKSEGIVDGKGFERLIVEKPFGTDLETASQLNKELEETFEEEQIFRIDHYLGKEMIQSIFALRFANLIFENVWNRDYIDNVQITFAERLGVEERGGYYDESGALRDMVQNHTLQLLSLLAMDKPASFTKEDIRKEKVKVFEQLVNPSDEELKKQFIRGQYRSGKIQGKKDISYRSEPNVNPESMTETFASGAFFVDSDRFRGVPFFFRTGKRLTKKGTHVNVVFKQMDSIFGQEIAPNVLTIYIQPNEGFSLSVNGKEVGEQFQIAPISFDYETDATATGASPEPYEKLIYDVLNNDSTNFSHWNEVKASWSLIDRIEHMWSENQVPLHEYKSGTMGPQASFDLLKDYNAEWVWQPAIEE, via the coding sequence ATGTCCTCAAAAGTAATTGTAACCATTTTCGGGGCCAGTGGAGATTTAGCCCACCGCAAGCTCTACCCTTCCCTTTTTAGACTCTATAAAACTGGAAATCTTTCAGAGCATTTCGCAGTGATTGGAACTGCTCGTCGTCCTTGGAGCAAAGAATACTTTGAATCCGTTGTCGTTGAATCCATTTCGGATTTAGCAGACAGTCCTGAACAGGCGCAGGAATTTGCCAGTCATTTTTACTATCAAAGTCACGATGTTAATGACACGGAACACTACATCAAGCTTCGTGAACTTCAAAATCAGCTCAATGACACCTACCAAGCTGAGCATAATAAACTCTTCTTTCTATCCATGGCACCTCAATTCTTTGGTACAATTGCCAAACATTTGAAATCTGAAGGCATTGTGGATGGAAAAGGCTTTGAACGTTTGATCGTTGAAAAACCATTTGGAACGGATTTAGAAACAGCTAGTCAGCTCAACAAAGAACTGGAAGAAACCTTTGAAGAAGAGCAAATTTTCCGGATTGACCATTACCTCGGTAAAGAAATGATCCAGTCCATTTTTGCCCTCCGTTTTGCCAACCTAATCTTTGAAAACGTCTGGAACCGTGACTATATCGATAATGTTCAAATCACTTTCGCAGAACGACTAGGAGTCGAAGAACGTGGTGGCTACTATGATGAATCCGGTGCCCTCCGCGACATGGTCCAAAACCATACCCTCCAATTGCTTTCTCTCTTAGCTATGGACAAACCAGCCTCCTTCACCAAGGAAGACATCCGTAAAGAGAAGGTGAAAGTTTTTGAACAATTGGTTAACCCTTCTGATGAAGAATTAAAGAAACAATTTATCCGAGGCCAGTACCGTTCAGGAAAAATCCAAGGAAAAAAAGACATCTCTTATCGCAGTGAACCAAATGTCAATCCTGAGTCCATGACCGAGACCTTTGCCTCTGGTGCCTTCTTTGTGGACAGCGATCGCTTCCGTGGAGTACCTTTCTTCTTCCGTACAGGAAAACGTCTGACCAAAAAGGGAACCCATGTGAATGTGGTCTTTAAACAGATGGACTCTATTTTTGGTCAAGAAATTGCACCAAATGTGCTGACCATCTACATTCAACCGAATGAAGGTTTCTCTCTCAGTGTCAACGGGAAAGAAGTCGGTGAACAATTCCAGATTGCTCCGATATCTTTTGACTATGAAACGGATGCGACAGCGACCGGTGCTTCTCCAGAGCCTTACGAAAAGTTGATCTATGATGTCTTAAATAATGATTCTACCAACTTTAGCCATTGGAACGAAGTAAAAGCATCTTGGAGCTTGATTGACCGAATCGAACACATGTGGTCTGAAAATCAAGTACCTCTTCATGAATATAAATCTGGAACCATGGGACCTCAAGCTTCCTTTGACCTCTTGAAGGATTACAATGCGGAATGGGTCTGGCAACCAGCAATTGAAGAATAA
- the ftsY gene encoding signal recognition particle-docking protein FtsY, protein MGLFDRLFGRKEEAKPQAQDHTEELVESPEEASSLVEPETSKASQSDEAKISAMEAYYAELKERMAAESARSAQESKAYSEEAPTEEPVKQDTAVEEEAPSQVEQDTSPEEVAEPAPVTEDQTLELEASQEVSVNEEQLDSSSDLAQEALEEEVLERPDTEAETSSSSQKSDKLVEEEPEVVPELEVVKEAPILEEETVESSEAVSEELEADAPVEEAANEYDFSEGVEKEFLVEETTSEPEIAEPTETVQEKYNRSLKKTRTGFGAALNAFFANFRSVDEDFFEELEELLIMSDVGVQVASNLTEELRYEARLENAKKPDVLRRVIIEKLVDLYEKDGQYNEQINFKDGLTVMLFVGVNGVGKTTSIGKLAHKYKKEGKKVMLVAADTFRAGAVAQLAEWGRRVDVPVVTGPEKSDPASVVFDGMERAVAEQVDVLMIDTAGRLQNKDNLMAELEKIGRIIKRVDPTAPHETFLALDASTGQNALVQAKEFSKITPITGIVLTKIDGTARGGVVLAIREELDIPVKLIGFGEKIDDIGEFNSENFMRGLLEGLI, encoded by the coding sequence ATGGGATTATTTGACCGACTATTTGGAAGAAAAGAAGAAGCAAAACCACAAGCCCAAGATCATACAGAAGAGCTTGTGGAAAGTCCTGAGGAAGCAAGTTCCTTAGTTGAGCCAGAAACAAGTAAGGCTTCACAAAGTGATGAAGCTAAGATTTCGGCAATGGAAGCCTACTATGCGGAATTGAAAGAGCGAATGGCTGCCGAATCAGCGCGATCAGCTCAAGAGTCGAAAGCATATAGTGAAGAAGCACCTACAGAAGAGCCTGTCAAACAGGATACAGCTGTCGAGGAAGAGGCCCCTTCTCAAGTAGAGCAGGATACCTCTCCTGAGGAAGTAGCTGAGCCAGCTCCTGTGACTGAAGACCAGACTTTAGAACTAGAAGCTTCACAAGAAGTGAGTGTGAATGAGGAACAGCTAGATTCTTCATCAGATCTTGCCCAAGAAGCCCTTGAAGAAGAAGTTCTTGAAAGGCCAGATACAGAAGCTGAGACTTCAAGCTCTTCTCAAAAGTCTGACAAACTAGTTGAAGAAGAGCCTGAAGTTGTGCCAGAATTGGAAGTGGTAAAGGAAGCACCAATTCTTGAAGAAGAAACAGTTGAAAGTTCAGAGGCAGTATCCGAAGAGCTTGAAGCAGACGCTCCAGTAGAAGAAGCAGCTAACGAATACGATTTTTCAGAAGGGGTTGAGAAAGAGTTTTTAGTAGAAGAAACGACAAGTGAGCCAGAGATTGCTGAACCAACAGAAACGGTTCAAGAAAAATACAATCGGAGCTTGAAGAAAACTCGGACCGGCTTTGGAGCAGCTCTTAATGCCTTCTTTGCCAACTTCCGTTCTGTCGATGAAGATTTCTTTGAAGAGTTAGAAGAACTCTTGATTATGAGTGACGTAGGGGTCCAGGTCGCATCGAATCTGACAGAAGAGCTCCGCTATGAAGCTCGTTTGGAAAATGCCAAGAAACCTGATGTCTTGCGTCGCGTGATCATTGAAAAATTGGTGGATCTCTACGAAAAGGATGGCCAATACAATGAGCAAATCAACTTTAAAGACGGCTTGACCGTCATGCTCTTTGTGGGAGTGAACGGCGTTGGAAAAACCACTTCTATCGGAAAACTAGCTCATAAATACAAGAAGGAAGGGAAAAAAGTGATGTTGGTCGCAGCAGATACCTTCCGGGCAGGAGCTGTTGCTCAGTTGGCTGAATGGGGACGCCGTGTGGATGTGCCTGTTGTCACCGGTCCAGAAAAGTCAGATCCTGCAAGTGTAGTCTTTGATGGAATGGAACGGGCCGTGGCAGAGCAAGTCGATGTTTTGATGATTGATACAGCTGGTCGCCTTCAGAATAAAGATAATCTGATGGCCGAATTAGAAAAAATCGGTCGCATTATCAAGCGAGTGGATCCTACAGCCCCTCATGAAACCTTCTTGGCCCTAGATGCTTCCACAGGACAAAATGCCCTAGTTCAAGCCAAGGAATTCTCAAAGATTACTCCGATTACCGGTATCGTTCTCACGAAGATTGATGGAACAGCTCGAGGAGGAGTGGTTCTTGCGATTCGAGAAGAATTGGATATTCCAGTGAAATTAATCGGTTTTGGTGAAAAAATCGATGATATCGGTGAATTTAATTCTGAAAACTTTATGCGTGGCTTGTTAGAAGGCTTGATATAA